The proteins below come from a single uncultured Carboxylicivirga sp. genomic window:
- a CDS encoding TonB-dependent receptor gives MIRLFTFICVVIITCGLAYGQQRVSITGVVTDEQQQPLIGANVYINGTTIGTATDAYGNFKLNNIKTGNYQLCASYSGYKRYRLDVTLQSDKKDLRIQMIQSEGNLGEVVVTGTGTPHHLKTAPVPTELISSKMIEEVAAPDFISLMQSVSPSFDFTPGVMGSFIQLNGLGNDFIVILIDGRRVYGDMGGMNDLGRIIPNNVERIEVVKGASSSLYGSDAIGGVINIITKKSNRSFSVRNNTQYSSYNTLQQTNNIDFNFDKLSGSTTFSLNQTDGWQNSPYEIDDWNDDGTYTVVETDAMTQNAYVNRNIRQDLNYNINENLSISGGVSYYINDLMRPVTVANYGFYFEDLSYNVGAKYLFSKKSHLAFDYNSDRYKYYYKYNQTDEDGDFRLGDLTLNNDQQRRDYNLRWVSRIGGNQTLSVGSELVQEIYRSETRILNGKVDVNTLSFYAQDELTLFEDLMLTAGVRVVKHDNFGTIATPKFSALYKLNHFNFRGTYSRGFKAPTLKEQYYHYVMRSTMYLGNTDLDPQTSDYYTLGVDYHNNWLSASVSAYQNDVKGLITYRDVDTLPEDADNGVKRRRQHYNLEEARTKGVDVMFDAKLPAGFSVGGGYSYVDAKNLTDDIRLEYVAQNYGNVRAGYLHKWKDYDLNLLLTGRFQDERFFNDTEGNAKGYDLWNFTTTHTFADFSGTKLTATLGIDNIFDYVDDLPDGFNRSTITPGRTYKVGVNIVFAK, from the coding sequence ATGATCAGATTATTTACTTTCATATGCGTCGTTATAATAACGTGTGGATTAGCATATGGCCAACAACGTGTTAGCATTACAGGTGTAGTAACCGATGAGCAACAACAGCCGCTAATAGGCGCTAACGTTTATATCAACGGTACAACCATTGGAACTGCAACCGATGCATATGGAAACTTTAAATTGAACAATATTAAAACTGGCAATTATCAGTTATGTGCTTCGTACTCGGGCTATAAAAGATACCGTTTGGATGTAACCTTACAATCCGATAAAAAGGATTTAAGGATTCAGATGATACAGTCGGAAGGAAACCTTGGCGAAGTAGTTGTAACCGGTACCGGTACGCCTCATCATCTTAAAACAGCGCCTGTTCCTACTGAATTAATCAGCTCTAAAATGATTGAAGAAGTGGCTGCTCCTGACTTTATCAGTTTAATGCAGTCGGTAAGTCCTTCGTTCGATTTTACACCCGGAGTAATGGGGTCTTTCATCCAATTAAATGGATTAGGAAACGATTTTATCGTCATCTTAATAGATGGACGTCGTGTCTACGGAGATATGGGTGGAATGAATGATTTGGGCCGAATTATTCCCAATAATGTGGAACGTATCGAAGTGGTAAAAGGAGCTTCTTCGTCGTTGTATGGTTCCGATGCCATTGGGGGTGTTATCAACATCATCACTAAAAAATCAAACAGAAGTTTCTCTGTCAGAAATAACACCCAATATTCGAGTTATAATACCTTGCAACAAACCAATAATATCGATTTCAACTTCGATAAACTATCGGGTAGTACAACTTTTTCGCTAAATCAAACCGATGGCTGGCAAAATAGTCCATACGAGATTGACGACTGGAATGATGATGGTACTTATACGGTTGTTGAAACCGATGCAATGACTCAGAATGCATATGTCAACCGTAATATCCGTCAGGATTTAAATTATAATATCAATGAAAATTTAAGCATTAGCGGAGGAGTATCTTATTATATCAACGATTTAATGCGTCCTGTGACTGTAGCTAATTATGGCTTTTATTTCGAAGATTTGAGTTACAATGTTGGAGCGAAGTATTTGTTTTCGAAAAAATCACATTTAGCTTTTGATTATAACTCCGACCGATACAAATATTACTACAAATACAATCAAACCGATGAGGATGGAGATTTTCGTTTGGGTGATCTTACCTTAAATAACGATCAGCAACGACGCGATTACAATTTACGTTGGGTATCTCGCATTGGTGGTAACCAAACATTATCGGTAGGTTCGGAGTTGGTTCAGGAAATCTACCGTTCCGAAACTCGAATATTAAATGGGAAAGTAGATGTTAATACTTTGTCGTTTTATGCCCAGGACGAATTAACACTGTTCGAAGATTTAATGCTTACTGCCGGTGTACGGGTGGTAAAACACGATAACTTTGGAACCATTGCAACGCCTAAGTTTTCGGCATTGTACAAGCTAAATCATTTTAATTTCCGTGGTACTTATTCAAGAGGTTTTAAAGCACCTACACTTAAAGAGCAATACTATCACTATGTAATGCGTAGTACCATGTATTTAGGTAACACTGATTTAGATCCGCAAACATCTGATTACTATACTTTGGGTGTAGATTATCACAACAATTGGTTAAGTGCCAGTGTGAGTGCTTATCAAAACGATGTAAAAGGTTTGATTACCTATCGCGATGTAGATACTTTACCCGAAGATGCAGATAACGGCGTTAAACGCAGACGTCAACATTACAATCTAGAAGAAGCTCGCACCAAAGGTGTAGATGTAATGTTTGATGCCAAATTGCCTGCAGGTTTCTCAGTTGGTGGTGGATATAGTTATGTGGATGCAAAAAATCTTACTGATGATATTCGTTTGGAGTATGTGGCGCAGAATTATGGTAATGTTCGTGCTGGTTATCTTCATAAATGGAAAGACTATGATTTAAATCTACTACTGACTGGTAGATTTCAGGATGAACGCTTTTTTAACGATACAGAGGGAAATGCAAAGGGATACGATTTGTGGAATTTTACAACCACACATACTTTTGCTGATTTTAGTGGAACCAAATTAACAGCTACTTTGGGAATCGATAACATTTTTGATTATGTAGATGATTTACCCGATGGTTTTAACCGCAGTACCATTACTCCGGGACGCACATATAAAGTGGGAGTTAATATCGTTTTTGCAAAATAA
- a CDS encoding sirohydrochlorin cobaltochelatase has protein sequence MKLNKYIKLVFIFFVMSYTNINAKETVAHKSGILLVTFGTSYANGQKAYNRIEEKVREAFPDTETRWAYTANFIRRKLQKQGKHVDSPVEALAKMANDGYTHIAVQSLHIIPGEEYNALKQTVTAFNHMPKNAKVVLIGEPLLYTHEDMLATLDAMSSVLPDNIGKGEAVVLMGHGTSHQSNVYYPGFQYYLWQKSPSIFLGTVEGYPELGEIIEKLKAQKVKRVYLQPFMSVAGDHAQNDMAGNDADSWKSQLEAQGFDVETILKGLAEYDAIVDVWIKHLKVTFENL, from the coding sequence ATGAAATTAAATAAATATATAAAACTGGTTTTTATTTTTTTTGTTATGAGTTATACAAATATTAATGCGAAAGAAACTGTAGCGCATAAATCAGGTATTCTTCTTGTAACCTTTGGTACCAGTTATGCTAATGGTCAAAAGGCTTACAATAGAATTGAAGAAAAAGTAAGAGAAGCATTCCCCGATACTGAAACTCGTTGGGCATACACAGCCAACTTTATTAGGAGAAAACTTCAAAAGCAAGGGAAACATGTAGATTCGCCTGTTGAAGCGTTGGCCAAAATGGCTAACGATGGCTATACTCATATTGCTGTTCAGTCGCTTCATATTATTCCGGGTGAAGAATATAATGCACTAAAGCAGACAGTAACAGCTTTTAATCATATGCCTAAAAATGCCAAAGTAGTATTAATTGGTGAGCCATTGCTATATACACACGAAGATATGTTGGCTACACTCGATGCTATGTCATCTGTTTTGCCTGATAATATAGGGAAAGGTGAAGCCGTTGTTTTAATGGGACATGGAACAAGTCATCAGTCTAATGTTTATTATCCCGGCTTTCAATATTATCTTTGGCAAAAATCACCATCCATTTTTTTAGGAACAGTAGAAGGATATCCTGAATTAGGAGAGATAATTGAAAAGTTAAAAGCACAAAAAGTAAAAAGAGTTTACCTACAACCATTTATGTCGGTTGCGGGCGATCATGCTCAAAATGATATGGCTGGTAATGATGCTGATAGTTGGAAATCGCAACTGGAGGCACAAGGTTTTGATGTGGAAACTATTCTTAAAGGATTAGCCGAATATGATGCAATAGTTGATGTTTGGATAAAGCATCTAAAAGTAACCTTTGAAAATTTGTAG
- a CDS encoding ABC transporter substrate-binding protein, with amino-acid sequence MMNKRIFRIRFIGQLTILFLLVWSASCSNKKGADTNCAYSNMQYAKGFSIDTVDNKTRVTIFNPKDLSGVLAQFYLLPANYQGELKENEIKVPCQRIICLSSTQLAYLIELDAIDGVAGINSSRHLFNQEIKNRVKNGKILRVGKEGVFDTEVIAAINPDVIFVSPYKTGGYDMIKNMGIPLVPMAAYSEHLPLGRAEWIKFMSLFVDQKPKADSIFSDIANNYNHLKSLTKNIKTRPTVFSGKMKGSAWYVAGGDSFFAQLFTDAGADYVIKDHKTGASPMDFESVYALAHNAQYWRVLTSSPHGFGKKMLKEEDERYADFDAFKTGNVLVCNLRDIPYREESGLCPQVLLADYIHHFHPNLLPDYKPVYWKKIGE; translated from the coding sequence ATGATGAATAAAAGAATATTCAGAATTAGGTTTATTGGGCAATTAACAATCCTTTTTTTGTTAGTTTGGTCTGCTTCCTGCTCCAACAAAAAGGGAGCTGATACCAATTGTGCCTATAGTAATATGCAATATGCCAAAGGTTTTAGTATCGATACAGTTGATAATAAAACACGCGTTACTATTTTTAATCCCAAAGATCTATCCGGTGTGTTGGCTCAGTTCTATTTGCTGCCAGCCAATTACCAGGGCGAACTAAAAGAGAATGAAATAAAAGTTCCTTGTCAACGAATTATCTGTTTGAGTTCAACTCAGCTTGCCTATTTAATTGAATTGGATGCCATTGATGGCGTGGCAGGGATTAATAGTAGTCGACACCTTTTCAATCAAGAAATTAAGAATCGGGTAAAGAACGGTAAAATACTTCGAGTAGGAAAAGAAGGAGTGTTCGACACCGAAGTAATTGCTGCCATCAATCCCGATGTGATTTTTGTTTCTCCATATAAAACGGGAGGTTACGATATGATTAAAAATATGGGGATTCCACTAGTGCCTATGGCTGCCTACTCCGAGCATTTGCCTTTGGGACGTGCCGAATGGATTAAATTCATGTCGTTATTTGTTGATCAAAAGCCAAAAGCCGATTCAATATTCTCAGATATTGCCAATAACTATAACCACCTTAAATCCTTAACTAAAAATATTAAAACCCGACCAACCGTTTTTAGTGGTAAAATGAAGGGAAGTGCATGGTATGTGGCTGGTGGCGATAGCTTTTTTGCTCAGTTATTTACCGATGCAGGAGCTGATTATGTAATTAAAGATCATAAAACTGGAGCCTCACCAATGGACTTCGAATCGGTATATGCATTGGCGCATAATGCTCAATATTGGCGGGTTTTAACCAGTTCGCCTCATGGCTTTGGCAAAAAAATGCTTAAAGAAGAAGATGAGCGATATGCCGATTTTGATGCTTTTAAAACCGGAAATGTGTTGGTGTGTAATTTAAGAGATATTCCTTATCGCGAGGAATCAGGATTATGTCCTCAAGTTTTATTAGCTGATTATATTCACCATTTTCATCCCAATTTGCTACCTGATTATAAACCTGTTTACTGGAAAAAGATTGGAGAATAA
- a CDS encoding iron ABC transporter permease produces MENNYLNTNTTLLKLLAGVALVIVLFLMNLAWGSVHIPFKGVLNVLFDNDTPNVVWSNILIRTRLPQALVALAAGCALSISGLLMQTLFRNPLAGPSVLGISSGASLGVGFVVLIAGNLFGYSLSSVGLVGDMAVLIAAFVGALGILLIILMVARHVGGTLSVLIMGVMIGYLSNSLVSIMKFYSLEEDIHSYVIWGLGNFGKLSLDRANYFLLFTLAVSLLSLFLGKWLNMLSLGDNYARNLGLRIERSRFLIIMLSGVLTATVTAFCGPIIFIGMAVPHLAKMVSKTSNHYILILNSAILGSATALLCNLIARLPGFDGALPINSVTAFVGAPVVISVIWRRRRDQLSV; encoded by the coding sequence TTGGAGAATAATTATTTAAATACAAATACTACGCTACTTAAGCTTTTAGCCGGGGTGGCGTTGGTTATCGTTTTATTTCTGATGAATCTGGCTTGGGGCTCTGTTCATATTCCGTTTAAAGGAGTGCTGAATGTATTGTTTGATAACGATACTCCCAATGTTGTTTGGAGCAATATTCTTATCCGAACCCGATTACCACAAGCCTTAGTTGCTTTAGCAGCCGGATGTGCGTTAAGTATATCAGGCTTACTGATGCAAACGCTATTCAGAAATCCTTTGGCAGGTCCATCTGTTTTGGGTATTTCGTCAGGTGCCAGTTTAGGTGTCGGATTTGTAGTGTTGATAGCCGGTAATCTTTTCGGGTATTCCTTAAGTAGTGTTGGATTAGTAGGCGATATGGCAGTGCTGATTGCGGCCTTTGTTGGAGCGTTGGGTATCCTGCTTATTATTCTAATGGTTGCCCGCCATGTAGGGGGTACACTCTCTGTTTTAATTATGGGAGTGATGATTGGCTATCTCAGTAATTCCCTGGTTAGTATTATGAAGTTTTATAGTCTCGAAGAAGATATTCACTCGTATGTTATTTGGGGATTGGGTAATTTCGGTAAATTATCGTTAGATCGTGCCAACTACTTCCTGCTGTTTACACTTGCTGTATCATTGTTAAGCCTGTTTTTGGGAAAATGGTTGAATATGCTTTCGCTTGGCGATAACTATGCACGCAATTTGGGGTTACGAATAGAGCGATCACGTTTTCTGATTATCATGTTATCGGGAGTTTTAACTGCCACTGTAACTGCTTTTTGTGGTCCCATCATTTTTATTGGTATGGCTGTGCCTCATCTGGCAAAGATGGTTTCTAAAACTTCCAATCATTATATACTAATACTTAATAGTGCTATTCTGGGTTCGGCAACAGCTTTACTATGCAATTTAATTGCACGACTACCCGGATTCGACGGAGCGCTACCCATCAACTCAGTAACTGCTTTTGTGGGAGCACCGGTAGTTATTTCAGTTATCTGGCGTCGTCGTCGCGATCAATTATCTGTTTAA
- a CDS encoding ABC transporter ATP-binding protein → MKQSIQIENLSTGYRSSKGGKVVAFQLNAGLNNGELTCLLGANGTGKSTLIKTISGFLKSIEGRVTINGSAIEAMNEKDLAKQVAVVLTEKINVPNATVYELVAYGRSPHTGFLGRLSSDDKQIIEQAIEQCGIADKRNRLVSSLSDGERQKATIAKALAQDTPIIILDEPTAFLDLPARVEVMQLLRKLAVQTGKSILMSTHDLDLALQMADRLWLLQTEAIISGTPEDLLLQNAFQSMFKKDKIEFDNKTGMFKVAHQYNVTVPVAGHGFEYVLLRRALMRKGIKPVKANEIEDFHIRIINDSDQPFEFWYNQLKALTTNKVEDIVSEIMRVVSHQNIYN, encoded by the coding sequence ATGAAGCAATCCATCCAAATAGAAAACCTATCAACCGGTTATCGTTCCTCAAAAGGAGGTAAAGTTGTGGCATTTCAGCTAAATGCCGGGCTTAACAATGGCGAATTAACTTGTTTATTGGGAGCAAACGGAACCGGTAAAAGTACCTTGATCAAAACCATTAGCGGTTTCCTTAAATCGATAGAGGGTAGGGTTACCATTAATGGTTCTGCTATTGAAGCGATGAATGAGAAAGATTTGGCTAAACAGGTTGCAGTTGTTCTTACCGAAAAAATTAATGTACCAAACGCAACGGTATACGAGCTGGTAGCGTATGGGCGTAGTCCGCATACAGGATTTTTAGGACGATTAAGCTCTGACGATAAACAAATAATTGAGCAGGCTATTGAGCAATGTGGTATTGCTGATAAACGAAACAGGTTGGTTAGTTCGCTTAGCGATGGTGAACGACAAAAAGCCACTATTGCTAAAGCATTGGCACAGGATACGCCTATTATTATTTTGGATGAGCCAACAGCATTTCTCGATTTACCTGCACGTGTAGAAGTCATGCAGTTGTTACGCAAACTAGCAGTTCAAACGGGCAAATCCATTTTAATGTCGACTCACGATTTAGATTTAGCCTTGCAAATGGCCGATCGCTTGTGGTTGTTGCAGACGGAGGCTATTATATCAGGAACTCCCGAAGACTTGCTTCTGCAAAATGCTTTTCAATCGATGTTTAAGAAGGATAAGATTGAATTTGATAATAAAACGGGTATGTTTAAAGTGGCTCATCAATATAATGTAACGGTTCCGGTTGCTGGTCATGGGTTTGAGTACGTACTTTTGCGCCGTGCTTTAATGCGAAAAGGAATTAAGCCGGTAAAAGCTAATGAGATTGAAGATTTTCATATTCGCATTATTAACGATTCGGATCAACCTTTTGAATTTTGGTATAATCAGTTAAAAGCACTTACAACCAACAAGGTTGAAGATATTGTTTCGGAGATAATGCGTGTTGTATCACATCAAAACATTTACAATTAA
- a CDS encoding nitrilase-related carbon-nitrogen hydrolase yields MMDTAKSTMKVAAVCSWMESLAIEQNLRCIESFLSELEKQEVEYALFPELSVSGYINNTDDLASFLSVADDAILQLKQLSKQYSITFSVGIPMLIDKGAAIAQLTFKDGNIIHQHNKTHLSVHEQEVFEFGKELELLSLNHSKIGMHLCLESHYPELSLHHQQQGANLLAFAFASPRETPEEKMERFQMMLKCRAYDNACFVMACNATGTTPTKKNYAGVSMIISPRGKVLAQYTGMEPGYCVAEIDFNDIRKIKDSLMSDFPSYRTTTLNLTFKEKIDEE; encoded by the coding sequence ATGATGGATACAGCTAAATCAACAATGAAGGTTGCAGCCGTATGTTCGTGGATGGAATCACTGGCTATTGAGCAAAATCTCCGTTGCATTGAGTCTTTTTTAAGCGAGTTGGAAAAGCAGGAGGTAGAGTACGCACTTTTTCCCGAACTTTCGGTATCGGGTTATATCAATAATACCGATGATCTTGCCTCATTCCTTTCTGTTGCTGATGATGCGATTTTACAGTTAAAACAACTTTCGAAGCAGTATTCAATAACTTTTTCAGTAGGTATACCCATGCTGATAGATAAGGGAGCAGCTATTGCCCAACTGACTTTTAAGGACGGTAACATTATTCATCAACACAATAAAACACATTTGTCGGTTCACGAACAAGAAGTATTTGAATTTGGCAAGGAGTTGGAATTATTATCACTGAACCATTCTAAAATTGGGATGCATCTCTGTCTCGAAAGTCATTATCCTGAATTGAGTTTGCATCATCAACAGCAAGGTGCCAATTTGCTGGCTTTTGCTTTTGCATCGCCACGCGAAACTCCCGAAGAAAAGATGGAACGCTTTCAGATGATGTTGAAATGCCGTGCCTACGACAATGCTTGTTTTGTGATGGCATGCAACGCAACAGGAACTACTCCAACAAAGAAAAATTACGCGGGTGTATCAATGATTATTTCACCGCGCGGTAAAGTATTAGCTCAATATACAGGCATGGAGCCTGGATATTGTGTGGCAGAAATAGATTTTAACGATATCAGGAAGATCAAAGATAGTTTGATGTCTGATTTTCCATCTTATAGAACCACAACCCTAAACCTAACTTTTAAAGAAAAAATCGATGAAGAATAA
- the cobI gene encoding precorrin-2 C(20)-methyltransferase — MKNKYPITGVALGPGDPDLITVKGLKALQNADVIYYAATPKGERTSSFSNRILEHYNLDVVCKPLMFPMTGENRDLFYQQAFDILKADYQSGLKVVMVTEGDLSFYSTFGYIMKLAKQNKVPVVSIAGVPAFLAGIAQTSMPLVDGNHSFLNIARPDSFEQIQKSIDESNAVVVMKMNVLKGWYDFLKTNNRSFVYVEKVGTDEQFITTNFEDLEERKIPYFSLIIFPGVE, encoded by the coding sequence ATGAAGAATAAATATCCTATAACAGGTGTAGCTTTAGGGCCAGGCGATCCGGATTTGATAACCGTAAAAGGGTTGAAGGCATTGCAGAATGCTGACGTAATCTATTATGCTGCAACACCCAAAGGTGAGCGAACCAGTAGCTTTTCAAACCGCATTTTAGAGCACTATAATCTAGATGTGGTTTGCAAACCCTTGATGTTTCCAATGACAGGTGAAAACCGAGATCTGTTTTATCAGCAGGCTTTTGATATTTTGAAAGCCGATTATCAATCAGGATTGAAAGTGGTGATGGTAACCGAAGGTGATTTAAGTTTTTACAGTACGTTCGGCTACATTATGAAACTAGCTAAACAGAACAAAGTTCCGGTGGTGTCTATAGCCGGAGTTCCTGCTTTTTTGGCAGGTATAGCACAAACGTCAATGCCTTTGGTTGATGGTAATCACAGCTTTCTAAATATTGCACGCCCTGATTCATTCGAGCAGATTCAGAAATCTATAGATGAATCGAATGCAGTGGTTGTAATGAAAATGAATGTGTTAAAAGGATGGTATGACTTTCTGAAAACGAATAATCGTTCGTTTGTTTATGTTGAAAAAGTAGGAACAGATGAGCAATTTATTACTACCAATTTCGAGGATCTGGAAGAAAGAAAGATACCTTATTTTTCATTAATTATTTTTCCTGGGGTTGAATAA
- the cobJ gene encoding precorrin-3B C(17)-methyltransferase: MNKIYSIGIGPGGKEYMTAQALEALNKSDVVIGYKFYIQLVADLIADKEVFDTGMKKEQERSREAFRLAQMGKTVAVISSGDSGVYGMASLLWEMKGKENYDTEVEVIPGISAMMAAAAKMGAPLGHDFCSVSMSDLLTPWETIEKRIKAAAEGDFITAVYNPKSNERFWQLARLREVFLQYRSADTPVGIARQVGREEESYTTTTLGALDISVVDMFTIVIIGNSQSYIYNDKVVTPRGYYTGKKESTQKIGRQIMNESFRTILQSLDADKYSPEHLWVALHAVHTTADFSVADLLEVSEGIVEKLNNAFYSGKPPVIVTDVNMVTRGIRKTLVQKLGIEVKCYLDDERTEALAAEKGITRTQAGIRIAVQEHPDALYAFGNAPTALIELVKFIRKGTANPIGVIGAPVGFVNVRESKWQLKHGCTQTPHIIVSGRKGGSNLAATIINAALSWSDFKNMNPGEGL, from the coding sequence ATGAATAAAATATATAGCATTGGCATTGGTCCCGGCGGCAAAGAGTATATGACAGCTCAAGCCTTAGAAGCCTTAAATAAATCAGATGTAGTTATTGGTTACAAGTTTTACATTCAGCTGGTAGCCGATTTAATTGCCGATAAGGAGGTGTTTGATACCGGAATGAAGAAAGAGCAGGAGCGTAGTCGCGAGGCTTTTCGATTGGCACAAATGGGCAAAACGGTTGCGGTAATCAGTAGTGGCGATTCAGGTGTGTACGGAATGGCTTCCTTACTGTGGGAGATGAAGGGCAAGGAAAATTACGATACCGAAGTGGAGGTAATTCCGGGTATTAGTGCCATGATGGCTGCTGCCGCTAAAATGGGAGCACCCTTAGGTCATGATTTTTGCTCGGTGTCGATGAGCGATTTGCTTACGCCATGGGAAACCATAGAAAAACGTATTAAAGCAGCAGCCGAAGGCGATTTTATAACAGCGGTTTATAATCCTAAGAGTAACGAACGCTTCTGGCAGTTGGCTCGTCTTCGCGAAGTGTTTTTGCAATACCGAAGCGCCGATACTCCGGTTGGAATTGCCCGTCAGGTTGGTCGCGAAGAAGAAAGCTATACAACCACTACCTTGGGTGCTTTGGATATTAGTGTTGTTGATATGTTTACCATCGTTATTATTGGTAACTCTCAATCGTACATTTATAACGATAAGGTAGTAACGCCGCGCGGATATTATACCGGTAAAAAAGAGAGTACTCAAAAGATTGGACGCCAGATTATGAACGAGAGTTTCCGAACTATTCTTCAATCGCTCGATGCTGATAAGTATTCGCCTGAACACTTATGGGTGGCTTTGCATGCGGTTCATACAACGGCTGATTTTTCGGTTGCCGATTTACTGGAAGTGTCTGAAGGTATTGTTGAAAAACTAAATAATGCATTTTACTCGGGTAAACCACCGGTTATTGTAACCGATGTAAATATGGTGACACGGGGTATTCGCAAAACCTTGGTTCAAAAGTTGGGAATTGAAGTAAAGTGCTATCTCGATGATGAAAGAACTGAAGCATTAGCTGCCGAGAAAGGAATCACCCGCACACAAGCCGGTATTCGCATTGCTGTTCAGGAGCATCCCGATGCTTTATATGCTTTTGGAAATGCTCCAACCGCTTTGATCGAATTGGTCAAATTCATTCGTAAAGGAACGGCTAATCCAATTGGCGTGATTGGTGCTCCGGTGGGTTTTGTTAATGTTCGCGAATCAAAATGGCAGTTGAAGCATGGTTGTACCCAAACACCTCATATTATTGTTAGTGGTCGAAAAGGCGGTAGTAACCTGGCTGCAACTATCATAAATGCTGCTCTTTCGTGGAGCGATTTTAAAAACATGAATCCGGGTGAGGGACTCTAA
- the cbiE gene encoding precorrin-6y C5,15-methyltransferase (decarboxylating) subunit CbiE, whose product MERQKIVVIGLNDRALELNEELQKIVDSTICFGGGVRHYSLVNKILPLKAQWYNITVPLSGILSVMKESHKNWVVFASGDPLFFGMANTLIREFPEADVQVYPTFNSLQVLAHRLKINYGEYKTVTLTGRPWEEFDKALIHNEAKLAVLTDRKKTPGAIAQRMLDAGISHYKMYVGECMGGEKERVTQWNLDDAASESFEVPNCLLLEQTESKPVQKGIDEKQLTTLPRRPNMITKMPIRMATLAYLYLHTQKVFWDIGACSGSVSIDAKLNYPHLQVVSFEKRPECEEIIQSNIKKYRAPGITLRMGDFAELDKTDLPLPDVAFLGGYGGQMDEILDQTNSFLALNGLIGFNSVSTKSADSFINWVNSHSYTLLTNTLLTVDDHNPIRILVAQKMN is encoded by the coding sequence ATGGAACGTCAAAAGATTGTTGTTATTGGATTAAATGACCGGGCTTTAGAATTGAATGAAGAGCTGCAAAAAATTGTGGATTCAACCATTTGCTTCGGTGGTGGTGTGCGTCATTATAGTCTGGTAAATAAGATTCTTCCGCTTAAGGCTCAATGGTATAATATTACTGTGCCTTTGAGTGGTATATTATCGGTGATGAAGGAAAGTCATAAAAATTGGGTGGTTTTTGCTTCGGGTGATCCTTTGTTTTTTGGAATGGCAAACACGCTTATTCGTGAATTTCCTGAGGCTGATGTACAGGTTTATCCAACGTTTAATTCATTGCAGGTTTTGGCTCATAGATTAAAAATTAACTATGGCGAATATAAAACGGTTACGCTAACCGGTCGGCCTTGGGAAGAATTTGACAAGGCATTGATTCATAACGAGGCCAAATTGGCTGTACTAACCGATAGGAAGAAAACACCCGGAGCAATAGCTCAACGTATGTTGGACGCAGGAATCAGCCATTATAAAATGTATGTAGGCGAGTGCATGGGTGGAGAGAAAGAGCGGGTAACCCAATGGAATTTGGATGATGCTGCTTCTGAATCTTTTGAAGTTCCTAATTGTCTATTATTAGAGCAAACCGAAAGCAAGCCTGTTCAAAAAGGAATAGACGAAAAGCAGCTTACCACACTGCCGAGGCGCCCCAATATGATAACCAAGATGCCTATACGTATGGCTACTTTGGCTTATTTATATCTTCACACCCAAAAGGTGTTTTGGGATATTGGAGCATGCTCGGGAAGCGTATCCATCGATGCCAAATTAAATTATCCTCATCTTCAAGTGGTATCTTTCGAAAAGCGACCTGAATGCGAGGAAATCATACAATCCAACATCAAAAAGTACAGAGCACCGGGAATAACATTGCGAATGGGTGATTTTGCCGAACTGGATAAAACAGATTTACCGCTTCCTGATGTAGCTTTCTTAGGTGGATATGGCGGACAAATGGATGAGATACTGGATCAAACCAATAGCTTTTTAGCACTTAACGGATTGATCGGGTTTAATTCGGTAAGTACCAAAAGTGCCGATTCGTTTATAAACTGGGTGAATTCGCATTCATATACGCTGCTGACAAATACATTGCTAACCGTTGATGACCATAATCCTATACGTATTTTGGTTGCTCAAAAAATGAATTAA